A segment of the Bacillus sp. es.034 genome:
CTTTTTTGCGCCGCGGAAGAAAGCATATTCAGTGCAAATAATTGCTGGCTGACAGAATCGTGCAAATCCCTGGCAAGCCTCTGCCGCTCTTCCATGACCGCAGCCTGGTGAGCCTGATCGGCAAGTTCTGACTTTTCATCTGCCAACCGCTGAAGTGATTTCACCTGCTCTTGAATGAATACCGCAAGCTGATTCAATTCATCCGATAAAATCCCGAGCTCATCATTCTCATATCTGTCCACCCTGGCAGAGAACTTTCCACTGCGCAATAAGGTGACAAAGGTGGATATATCATCGATTCTGCCTTTGAATGTATACCCTGTACGAAAACCGAAATATATACTTAATAGCAATAAAATGAGGCCCAACCAAGTGGTTAAATAAATGGAAAGTTTAAGAGAGATACTAGGATCCTCTGAAAGGAACAGATAGATTTGCAAAACGATAAAAAAAAGCAGGATGGTCATGACAGCCATCATCAAAAAGCTCTTGAAGATCCAATTTCGGATATTTGAGGTTTTATTCAATCTCATTCCTCCTTTTACGCTGCCTTTATATCCTGGTAATCCTAATCGAACCGATTTTCACATCAATCGTCAGCTTGATTTTTTTACTTGCCTCTATATAATCCGGTGATTGATAATACAGTTCAGAACGAATATCAGCAGACTTCTGATCAAACAATTTCACATCCCCCACCTGCACCTTCAACGTGACCTCCACAGGGATATTTTCCGGTATGATCATCTTCACATCGCCAATCCAACCTCTGATATCAATAGGCGTTTCCCCTTCAGGAATGAAGGCTTTACTGAAATCAAAATAGTAATCTCCGATTGCGTTGTAAAGTTTCATATTTTCCAGGGGCCAGTTCGGTTCTGAAAAGCGGATATCCCCAACGATAAAGCCTCTGTTGATTTTATTTTTCTTCTTAGGGATCTTTTCACCCAGCGTCTGCTCCTCATCATCTGTTTCAGCTGTCTTATCAAACGGATAATCACTGCTTAAACTCACTCGAATCGGTTTATTCCTCACGATCCGATGAATCGCAATGGCTATGATGATAACCGGCCATAACTTCCACCAGTTCCCGTAATCGAAAACCAACACATCGTATTTATCCAGGAGGATCAGCACCCCAAGGGCAAGGCAGAAAAGGCCGAACAGTAATTTACCGAAGCTTTTTTTCAAAAAGCTGTCTACTGACCACTTCAAGCCCAGGAGCAATAACAAAATAGGAATAATATTGACAAATATCTGCGTTATTTCCAAGGAAATGACACCTATATTCAGTAATAATAGCCACAATCCTATCACCATCAGTAAAAATGAGAAAAACCATTGCTTTCTTCCTTTATATCTCATACAGGCACCACCTTCACATCACTTATAAACTTTCGCTATTTACATCGTATATTCCTGTTACTTCTTCCATTATAGATTGATTTCGAAGGTTGTTTGACGAGCATCGGAATGATTCAGTCTCAGTCCAGAGGCTGAAAAAATGTTTCTATCCTGTATCACACCTTATTTGCATTTTCATAATCTATAGTACAGATCAGGGCAAATGCCCAAGGTTTGAAACATTGAGGGGGTATTCTAATGGGGATTGACTTGACTGCTCTTCATTGGATTTATTTAGTTTTCATAGGATTGATCATCCTATTTATGATCTTCCGAAAGGACACGACCATCGTATGTATTCTAGGAATCTTCAGTATCGCTCTGATAGCCACGGGATCGATCAGTGGGTCGATCAGTAGTATATTTAATAGCTTCATCTTTGCCATCACAGAATTACTTTCAACCATTCTCGTCATTTCCATCATCGTAGCCATGAGTAAAGGACTGACGTCGACAGGGATTAATGATGTGATGATCCGACCGTTCACTAAGTTCATCCGCACCCCTGCCCTTGCGTACTGGACGATAGGTCTTGTGATGATGTTCATTTCGTGGATTAAGTGCATTTACAGATACCAACTAAAAAAAGCCTGTGTATCAAGGTTTTAAGTAGCTTTGGTAATTTTATCCTCAAGGAATTACGCATTCTTATAAAAAAAGACTTCCGCAAAAGAGGAAGTCGTTAAACAGAACAATTATTGTAAAGTTATTTTCATTTTCACATTCGACTCTATGACTTCAATTTTATATGCTGACTTAACACCTTTTAAGGTTTCTTCAACATAATAAGCAATTTCATCAAGATAAAGTTCATCAGTTCTTTCAATAACAACTTCACCATCATTCTGCAATGTTACTAAAGCTTTTCCAACTTCTCCTAAAATACCGTTCATTTGATAATCATCCTTTTTAGGAATTATTTTTTTTAGTTTTTTGAACCTTGTAAAACAAGGGAATTAGTCTGATTTATTGCTAACTTAATATTTTCAGCTATTCTATGAATCACTGGAACAACTACTGAATTTCCTGCTTGTTTATATAGTCGTGTATTGGATAATTCGGGCAGAACAAAATCTTTTGGAAATCCTTGAATATTAAAACATTCACGAGGAGTCAATTTACGGATACCAAATGGTGTGTAAATTAATGGTACGTTATGACCACCTGTTCCCATGTTAGCCGTTAGCGTTGGACAAACATTAGATTTATTTTCTCTTACATACTGTCTTCTCCATTGATAAATGGTATGAGAACCTGTGATACTTTCCTCTAACTTATCGTAAAAGGCACATTTTTCAGGTCTGTAATAATATTTTTCATCTTGTTCAACGTCAAAATTAATAACATCTTCTAACTTAGTTGAAAGTTGAGTTGGGTTAGGGAAATAAAATTTCTCTGCCATCTTTTCATCACGAAAACCAACTATATAAATACGTTCTCTATTTTGAGGAACATTGCCGTATTCACAGGCATTTAGAACTTGGTGTTTTACAGTGTATCCATACAAACTTAAAGCTTCAAGAATTACGTTGAAAGTGTTCCCTCCATCATGTCCAACTAGATTTTTTACATTTTCTAAGAATACAATAGAAGGATTTCTTTCAGCTATTATTCTAAGGAGTTCAAAAAACACATTTCCACGTTCGTCTGCAAAGCCTTTACGGTAACCTGCTACACTAAAGGCTTGACAAGGAAAGCCTGCTACTAACATATCAAATTCAGGTATATTATGTTCGCTTACATTGGCAATATCTGCAACTTCTAATTCAGAATCAAAATTACTTTTAAATGTTTTAGAAGCATATTCATCTATTTCATTTGCGTATACTGTTTCAAAACCCGCCATTTCAAAACCTTTGTCTATTCCTCCAACACCTGCAAAAAAACTAGCAATTTTCATAAAATCTATCTTCCTTTCCATATAATAGCAGCACGCCGCACTTTTTAAGGAGAGGGATAACACACCTTGTCACCCCCTCCAAGACTAAATACGAGTTATTTTCTTTGTTCGTAAGTCTAGTACAGCGTACTGGTCTATTGCATTTGGTTCTATAATTTGCTTTATTATCGAAAAACGAGGTCTTCTACCCTGTTTTTGTTGGTCACCAAGGGTTTGAAGTGCATTTACCTTAATCAATTTAAGTTGGTCGGAGTTAATTCCCAAATCATAGAAATACATTGTATCATTCCTTTTGTCTAAACGTGAGAAAAACAGCTTATCAAATTCCTCATTCGGACTAAATGAACTTGTATCTCTTTCAAAGTTACTTGTTGCTTTGATTTCAATAACCCTATTTGTACTAGGGTCAAAAGCATCTCCACCCACACCACGATTAAGCCTAAACCCACTTACATAGCATAATAAAGCTTCTGTTACCGTCTCTGGAATGTTTACTCCACGAGTGTGAGACTGTCTAATAATTAAATCAAGTTCTTTCCAAAGGAAATAAGCAGTAATAGCATCATTGAATCTTGCTTTATCAACAGTTACTAAATCCATAATTATAGGCGTGTTATCCTTTTAATATATTAACATATTGTATACCCATGTTGGTGAAGCAATTATCTTTTTTTGGATTTAATTAGGAAAATAGTTTTATGGTCAATTATTAATAATGGAAGCCGACATTAAAGCTATGGTGTGAAAGATTAATGAACATTTTGGAAAATTTATGTATTCCTCTTTTATATGATGTATTTTTATTGAAGAAGGGAGGTGTTATATGAAGAAGGAACAAATACAACCGCATTGTATGGTATGTTGTGAACCGTTTAAAAGAACTGATGAAGTTTTAACAGACAACCTATTTACACAAATACAACACACAAAATGTTTTATTTATAGACCTGAATTTATTAAGGATAAAGGAACTTATGAAGAAATAGTTAATATGTATCCTGATTACAAAAAAGTGTTTATTGTATCTGATAAACCAGTAACAAATTTCTTACTTGTATCTTCACTTAGAAAGAAGAAGTAAATATATAACGATACATAATGGGCTTCCTTCGGGAAGTCTTTTTTATTATCATCCTCATTATGCGGATCGTCTTCGACGATTCGACTGATAAAAGTATAAATAAAAAAGGAGATAACCAGTTAAGGCTATCCCCTGCTTATAATTGAATTGTAAATAAACTCAGGATTGGCTTGGCTTCCTTCCAACCTAAAATACACTTCAATGTAAAATTCATCTTCTTCTTGGATATTCTTTTCACCGTTAAAGGCATAAGTAGGCAGGAAAACACAAACGGATGATATTTCAAACTTCACTTTATCCAGTGTTATGACTTTACCAATAGGATAATTCTCCAAGGTTTCTACCCATGATGTCACATAGGGAAGCTTCATAGGTTGAAAAGGATTGGAAAGAAGTCCATAAGCTAAGTTCTCCCTTTTCTCCATACGGTGATAGCTTCGATTAACAGCATGTAATTCCGCATGTTTGAACTTCCCAACAAAGTCACCGTTTGTAACTTCTCCTTCACCTTCCCATGTATCTACCCCTATATCTAAAATAATGTTTCCATTTTCATCAAGTCGCATTATTCTTCATCACTCCCAAAGATGTCCTTTAACTTATCCTCTGACGGTGCATAGTAATCTTTTTGGTTAATTGCATCCCACCGTTTTTCTAGGTCAATAACCTCCTGGGGCTTGGTGTTAGTATGGACATGATGAATAATATCAGGCTGTAGGTTGTTAGTCATTTTCGCTAGTAGTTCAATCATCTTGGTTCTATCCCTTTTGGGAACTGATACCTTTACAACCTTTCCAGTATTAAAATCATAAACCTCATCTTGTCCACCTTTAATCCAGTTTGTTAAAGTTTCCTGCATTTCTAAGCCAGTCATAACTTCATGGTTAACGGTTGCCAGTTCATTAATATACTTCTTTACCAGTGGATTCTTCATGTACTTTTCACCAGTCTTTACATGGATTCCTACCAATTTAGAAGATTCCTTTATAACTCCTTTTCCCTGCCCTGCATAAGCAATAGCAAATGCCCTTTGTTTGCCCGTTAGTCCATCTATATTACTTTTGGTTCTCTTATCCGTTAATGCCATTGTTAATCATCCTCCAAAATGAAAATAAAAAAGGAAAGGTTTTTATACCTCTCCTTAAATGTCTCCGTTTAATTCCTT
Coding sequences within it:
- a CDS encoding DNA cytosine methyltransferase is translated as MKIASFFAGVGGIDKGFEMAGFETVYANEIDEYASKTFKSNFDSELEVADIANVSEHNIPEFDMLVAGFPCQAFSVAGYRKGFADERGNVFFELLRIIAERNPSIVFLENVKNLVGHDGGNTFNVILEALSLYGYTVKHQVLNACEYGNVPQNRERIYIVGFRDEKMAEKFYFPNPTQLSTKLEDVINFDVEQDEKYYYRPEKCAFYDKLEESITGSHTIYQWRRQYVRENKSNVCPTLTANMGTGGHNVPLIYTPFGIRKLTPRECFNIQGFPKDFVLPELSNTRLYKQAGNSVVVPVIHRIAENIKLAINQTNSLVLQGSKN
- a CDS encoding sensor histidine kinase, producing MNKTSNIRNWIFKSFLMMAVMTILLFFIVLQIYLFLSEDPSISLKLSIYLTTWLGLILLLLSIYFGFRTGYTFKGRIDDISTFVTLLRSGKFSARVDRYENDELGILSDELNQLAVFIQEQVKSLQRLADEKSELADQAHQAAVMEERQRLARDLHDSVSQQLFALNMLSSAAQKSIGTDYEKVEIIVKQVADIAGRAQGEMRALLLHLRPIDLRGESLREALTILIRELKEKTQIEIDATLDGIEDLSKGTETHMFRIIQESLSNILRHSEATKVKIVTEKKGGFVTLYISDNGKGFNLKENKMTSYGLQTMRERAEEIGGLFQIRSKEKEGTYIDLRIPV
- a CDS encoding terminase small subunit gives rise to the protein MALTDKRTKSNIDGLTGKQRAFAIAYAGQGKGVIKESSKLVGIHVKTGEKYMKNPLVKKYINELATVNHEVMTGLEMQETLTNWIKGGQDEVYDFNTGKVVKVSVPKRDRTKMIELLAKMTNNLQPDIIHHVHTNTKPQEVIDLEKRWDAINQKDYYAPSEDKLKDIFGSDEE
- a CDS encoding Bsp6I family type II restriction endonuclease is translated as MDLVTVDKARFNDAITAYFLWKELDLIIRQSHTRGVNIPETVTEALLCYVSGFRLNRGVGGDAFDPSTNRVIEIKATSNFERDTSSFSPNEEFDKLFFSRLDKRNDTMYFYDLGINSDQLKLIKVNALQTLGDQQKQGRRPRFSIIKQIIEPNAIDQYAVLDLRTKKITRI
- the liaF gene encoding cell wall-active antibiotics response protein LiaF; its protein translation is MRYKGRKQWFFSFLLMVIGLWLLLLNIGVISLEITQIFVNIIPILLLLLGLKWSVDSFLKKSFGKLLFGLFCLALGVLILLDKYDVLVFDYGNWWKLWPVIIIAIAIHRIVRNKPIRVSLSSDYPFDKTAETDDEEQTLGEKIPKKKNKINRGFIVGDIRFSEPNWPLENMKLYNAIGDYYFDFSKAFIPEGETPIDIRGWIGDVKMIIPENIPVEVTLKVQVGDVKLFDQKSADIRSELYYQSPDYIEASKKIKLTIDVKIGSIRITRI